The genomic segment TTGGTCCGAGTCTGCAAAATGCGCTTATCGCAATCGCAGTTATAAATGTGCCGAACTTTGGAAGGCTCATTCGTTCAAAAGTATTGAGTATAAAAGAAGATGAATATATTACTGCGGCAAAAGGGATCGGAATGAAAGATGCTAGGATTCTGTTTTCTCACATCTTGCCGAACTCTATGGCGCCGGTAATTGTTCAAGGAACTCTAGCAATTGCAACGGCAATCCTTGAAGCAGCTGCACTTGGGTTTTTAGGACTGGGTGCACAAGCGCCGATGCCAGAGTGGGGAAAAATGTTAGCGGATTCAAAAAGCTTCCTACATTCAGCCCCATGGACAATGATTTTCCCAGGTATCGCAATTATGCTTACAGTACTGGGCTTTAACTTAATGGGTGATGGTTTACGTGATGCACTCGATCCTAAGATGAAGAGTTAGGATAATAAAAATGCCCTACATCCCGCTAAATTCATCGGGATGTAGGGCATTTTTTAATAGATAAGAAAGTATAAGTTTTTGAACCTAGAGCAAAGTCTAGCTCCAGCGTTTTTCTTAATAGATTTCTTCTGTCAGTTTCGAATTCACTTTATTGTTATGATACTTCTGAAATAGAACAATCAGCTTGTCAAAGTGTTCAAGTTGTTCTTCATAATTAAAGATAGACGACAGGATATGAAGAAGATGATAGGCGGAAAATTCCTCTTCTTCTTTCGTAAGGGCAATTTCCTTTGCAAAAATCTCCATCACCTCATGACGCTGGATGTATTCTTCATTCGGACTGGTATTTACTGCATCAGACTTCAGTTTACCAACGAACTTCAGATGGAGTTGTTCGTGATATGTGAGCAGTGCGTCGAGACGTTCCTGCACCATCATCCGGAAATGTTCCGGCAAATCAATCAGTTCATTTTCATACTGATGAAGTCTTTTCAGTACATCATAACTGCTCCTTGAAGTAGCAACCATTTGTCTGTAAACGACAAGTTTTCTCGCTTTGTTTCTCGTATTCTTTTTGAAGTAGCTCCGTTCCTCTTTAAATAGCGTGTACAGCTGATCTACCTGAGAAAGGCGCTCCTTCGATTTTGTCAGTGACTTTTTTGTTGCTAAGTGATCAGATGCTTGCCTTCCAGCCAGGCGGGTCCAACGAATAATTTCGTCTTGTGCCTGATGAATGGACTCAAATAATTTTGTTTCGTATTTCGGTGGCATGAACAGCAAGTTCACAACGAAAGCGGCAAGAATACCGATAATCAATGTCAAAAATCTGAGCAATGCAAATGACAGGAACTCATCGCCTTTGATTTCCATTATGGCGATCATTACCACGAGTGCCATCGAAATTGATTTTTCTAGGCCCAATTTAATCATTATTAATATAATAATGACCGCGGCAAGTCCTATGAAGACTAGCTGATTACCAAACAGGAGAACAAATAAAACCGCAACAACTGCGCCAATTATATTACCTTGAACCTGTTCGATAATTGTTAAATAAGATCTATAGATAGAAGGTTGGATGGCAAAAATGGCCGCGATTCCCGCAAACAATGGATGCGGCATGTGTAAAATTTCTGCTAGGAACAATGCGAACATAATCGCAATGCCCGTTTTAAAAATGCGGGCACCAAGTATCATGGGGGTTATCCTTTCTGATCAAATACGCCTTGGCGTATTTGCGCACAGACTTTTATCGAGCCTGCTCGATAAATTCCACTTAAAAGTCTGTGGCATCCGTCGGAGACTGTAACTTCATTTAGCTAGAGTTTTGCTCCTACCAAGTTGTATGCCTATTTTGCAAATACCTATCACTTTATCGAAGTGGAAGGCTTCCGCTAAATGAAGTTAAAGCTGTTTTTCGCTACTGTACCTTAACAATACCGTGCGGTCAACCGTTTATAGAAGTTGCGAGCTCTTTGAATGAATGATCGACTGCAACAAGTGTATCCATAATGTCTTCTTCCGTATGAGCAATTGTTAAAAACCACGCTTCATACTTTGAAGGTGCAAGGTTTATACCGTTTTTTAACATCAGTTTGAAGAACTTGGCGAACACATTGCCGTCTGTTGCTTCAGCTTGTTCGTAGTTTTCGACTTTTACGTCTGTAAAGAACAAAGTAAGGGCTCCTCCAAGACGATTTGTCGTTAATGTAATTCCGTGCTCTTTTGCAGATTTTACAATGCCCTCTTCAAGAATAGCACCTAGACGGTCCATTTCTTCATAAATACCAGGCGTTTGGAGAACTTCTAGAAGAGCAATTCCTGCTAACATCGACGCTGGATTCCCTGCCATTGTCCCTGCTTGATAAGCAGGACCTAGTGGAGCGACTTGTTCCATAATTTCTTTTTTCCCACCGTAACCGCCAATTGGTAAGCCGCCGCCAATAATTTTTCCGAATGCAGTAAGATCGGGTGTTAAACCGAGCAAATCCTGTGCGCCGCCGTAGTGGAAACGGAATGCAGTAATTACTTCATCATAAACAATCAAAGCGCCTTTTTCGGCTGCGATATCATGGACGAGCGGAAGAAACCCTTCTTTTGGTTCAACAATGCCGAAGTTACCAACGATTGGCTCGACTAGAATACATGCGATTTGGTCGCCCCATTTTTCCATTGCTTCTATATAAGCATTAGGATCGTTAAATGGAATCGTAATTACCTCTTTAGCAATCGACTCTGGCACACCTGCTGAATCAGGAGTACCAAGCGTTGCGGGGCCAGAACCTGCTGCAACGAGTACAAGATCCGAGTGACCGTGGTAACAGCCTGCAAATTTCATGATTTTTGTCCGCCCTGTATAAGCACGAGAAACTCGAATTGTCGTCATGACTGCTTCTGTACCAGAGTTTACAAAACGTACTTTATCCATTCTAGGCATTGCTTCCTTCAACATTTTTGCAAACTTCACTTCATGTCGAGTAGGCGTTCCGTATAGCAAACCTGTTTGCGCGGCTTTAACGATTGCTTCAGTAATATGTGGATGGGCATGCCCCGTAATGATTGGTCCATATGCAGCAAGATAGTCGATGTATTTATTGCCGTCGACATCCCAGAAGTAAGCACCTTCTGCACGTTCCATTACTGTAGGGGCTCCGCCGCCAACTGCATGGTATCCGCGCGATGGGCTATTTACCCCTCCCACGATATGCTCGCAAGCTTCATTATAGATTTTTTCTGAATTCGTTCTGATCATTTCAATTCCCCCGTTCAATTCATTACCCTCTCTATTCTAAACAAAATGAAGCAGATAGCCAAAGAATTTGAAACTAAAGGGCGCATTCTGTACGATTAAGGAAAGAATATATTGGAGGAATGGATAATGACGACACTTGAAGGTATGCATGCACCGGAATTTACATTGCCAAATGAGAACGGTGAAATGATTTCGCTAAAAGACTTCGCGGGTGAAAAGTATGTTGTTCTCTATTTTTATCCGAAAGATTCAACACCTGGATGTACAACGCAAGCTTGCGATTTCCGAGATGCGTATGAAGACTTTAGCAAGTTGAATGCAGTAGTACTTGGAGTGAGCCCTGATGGCGCAGCTTCACATGAGAAATTTATCGGGAAACATGGACTGCCGTTTTCCCTTCTTGTTGATGAAGAGCACACAGTTGCTGAAAAATATGATGTTTGGAAGTTGAAGAAGATGTTCGGTAAGGAGTATATGGGTATTGAGCGTTCGACATTTTTGATTGATCCGACGGGGACGGTTGTTAAAGAATGGCGTAAAGTGAAAGTGAAAGGCCATATAGAAGAAGCGCTTGTGACATTGGAGCAACTAACACAGTCTTGAGGGGGAACGAGAAATGGAAGTACTATTCACATTTGATATGAAGAAACATCAGGAACAGGGGCTTGTCATGAAGTTTCCTGAAGTTACATTTCAATTCAACAAAAAGCCGGAAGACATTGAAATTCAAACAGCATCAATTATTGTGACATATGGCGGTGATGTAGACGTTGCGCTACTCGATAAAGCGAAAGCATTGGAATGGATAATGGTTGCGTCGGCTGGCGTTGAAAAAATGCCTCTTGCTGAAATAGCTGAGCGCAACATCGTCATGTCAAATGTTCGCGGTATCCACAAAACACCGATGGCGGAATCCGTTCTCGCGCATATATTATCACTGCAACGGTCGTTACCACTTATTGACGAAAGACAACGGTCAAAAGAATGGAATCGGAAAGTCGGCTCGATTGAATTAAAAGGGTCGACTGCGCTTATCTTAGGTCCTGGCGCAATTGGTTCTGAAATAGGACGCTTACTTCAAGCATTTGGTGTCACTACAATTGGTTGTAACAGATCGGGCAGGGCAAGTGAATCGATGGATGAGACAATAAAGTTTGAAGCTTTGATAGATAGAGTGGGCATAGCAGACTTCGTTATTTCTGTTTTACCGAGTACACCAGAAACAAAAGGGCTGCTAACAGAAGGGCATTTCAAAGCCATGAAGGATAATGCGGTCTTCATGAATTTTGGTCGGGGTGACCTCTTTGCTGAACCGATTCTAATAGATGCATTGAAAAGTAATGAAATCAGGCATGCGGTTCTTGACGTATTTGAAACAGAGCCGCTACCTGCTGACAATGAACTATGGTTACTTGCAAATTGTACGATATCGCCACATGTTTCAAGTCTTTCTGGAAAGTATGTTGAAAGGGCCCTCACTATTTTTGAAGAAAACCTAGGTAAGTGGCAACAGGGGGAGTGGGATCTTCTGAACTTGATTGACATGGAACTTGGCTACTGAGTGGGAACTAAATTGATAGACACAAATGAAGTGGCTCACACAGCGCTTTAGTTGACATATGCACCCTATTTTAAGTACACTAATGATAATAATTATAAAGTGAGAATCTTTATGGATAGAGGTGCATAGCGATGTCGGAAGTTAGATTGAAAGGCGCGCTGGACGCATTGAAAAATAGTGGCGTCAGAATTACGCCACAGAGGCATGCGATTTTAGAGTATCTTATCTCCTCTGAGTCACATCCAACGGCTGATGATATATATAAAGCACTTGAATCTGATTTTCCTAACATGAGCGTTGCAACAGTATATAATAACCTTCGTGTGTTCCGCAATGCGGGACTTATTAAGGAACTCACTTATGGAGATGCTTCAAGCCGTTTTGACTTTGTTACTCACGATCATTATCATATCATCTGTGATGAATGCGGAACGATTGTTGATTTCCATCATCCTGGACTTGAAGAGGTGGAGCGCTTAGCTTCTCATGTAACAGGATTCAAAGTAAATTATCACCGTCTGGAAGTATATGGTACATGTCCTTCGTGTGTTTCGCGCGTAGCGAATACTAAATAAAAAAACGTCCGATACTCCTTCCAGTGAAGGTTGTATCGGACGTTTTTTTTATTCCTTAGAATCCTCTTTTATTGCAGCAGTTTTGTTCTTCGTTCTATTATATGATTCGTCAAACTCTTTTCCTTCTAATGAAGGGTCAAGTGTGAGTGGCTCTCGGCAATGCCCGCACATGTCGACGCGTCCGAGCATTTTCGTATGTTTGCCACAACTAGGACAGACGATTTGGATGGCTCGAGTGGATAGGGACCCAATCCAAGCATAAACAATCGTACTGCTAAGGATGGCAAGAACACCAAGAAACATGAATATGAGCATAACAATCTCATATTTCCTGAAGAAAATCCCGATATACATAATGACGACCCCGGCAAATATTAAAGCAAGGGCGAATGACCGGATCCTATTTATCTTATTTTTATAGGGCTTCATCCAACGTACCTCCTTGATATATCCTCAATTACTATATCATATATTACGTTTTTTACGTTATTAAACCTTCTTGAATAAAGGATATCCTAGCCTCTTCGTCGAAAGGAAATGGCAGGGAGGTGTGTTAGTGGAACAAGTACTAAGACCAATTTATCAGGAGCGGGCAAGTTTTCCGGAGACACTTGGTGTCATTCTTGTAGAAAAGAGAGGGAAAGAGGATCCGATTACAGATACATTCGATGTGATCCTCCTCATCATTACCGCCGACGATGAAATCCCTGTCTTTACGAAACATTACACAGACGGAAATGAGAAAGCTGCAATGCATATAATTAGTGAAAAGCAGTTGCGGAAATGGTTGGTTCTCGGTTCGAAGAGGAAAGTTGTAGATTGGTTATATTACGGGAAGGTTTACTTCGATCGAAATGAGTTCGTCGAAAAACTGAGAACGGAATTACAGGAGTATCCTTTTTGTGGACGGGATATAAAAATGGGGCTAGAGTTTTCGAAGCTTGTAAGAGGCTATATGGAAGGTAAAAAGTTTTTTGAAGAGGGAAACTACATGGATGCATATCATCACGTTGTTAAATCTCTTCATCATCTTGCGAGACTTGCAGTTATTGAAAACGGGTTATTTCCGGAGGTGACGGTATGGTCTCAAGTGAAAAAGATTGACCCGGCAATTTACAAACTATATGAAGAATTGATTATGAGTGAAGAACCTTTGGAAAAAAGATTAGAACTATTGTTTCTTGCAAGTGAGTTTTTCATTCATAATCGGACAGCTGATGGTGCCCGTCATATTAGAGACGTCATGGCGACTCAAGAGCTATGGACGATTCAGGAACTACACGAACACGAAGAGATCAGAATGTATTCAATTGACCTTGAAGTGTTTATTGAGTTTCTGATTGATAAAGGATTCATTCTCGTGGTTCAGAGCGATTCGAAAAATGAATTGATTTTCCACAGGGACTATAAAGTAGTGTGACTGGCAACTGGGTAATAGGACGATTTAAATTCGTCCTATTAATCTAGTTGACAAAAGATTGATGAACATGTTATTATAATTCTTGTCGCTTGGGAGGCAAAGTAAAACGCCGCTTGAGAGATGAAGTAAAGGTAATGAAAAAGAAGTTGAAATTAGTTGTTGACACGGTCAACGTAAGTTGATATGATATAAAAGTTGTCACCGAAACAACGACAACTACTAAAGTGAGGAACGCAATTCAAATCCTCTATAAATGAACCTTGAAAACTGAACAGCAAAACATCAATGAAATACAGCGAGAGTGCTAACGCACTTGAGCAAAACGTTTCTAACTAAGTCAGCTTCGGTTGGTTGAAAAGAAACACACACAAGAATCTTCGGATTCGAGTCAGCAAGAAATGAGCTATTCATTTTCTTCTATTATGGAGAGTTTGATCCTGGCTCAGGACGAACGCTGGCGGCATGCCTAATACATGCAAGTCGAGCGGAATGACGAGAGCTTGCTCTCTGATTTTAGCGGCGGACGGGTGAGTAACACGTGGGCAACCTGCCCTACAGATGGGGATAACTCCGGGAAACCGGGGCTAATACCGAATAATCAGTTTGTCCGCATGGACAAACTCTGAAAGACGGTTTCGGCTGTCACTGTAGGATGGGCCCGCGGCGCATTAGCTAGTTGGTGGGGTAATGGCCTA from the Sporosarcina psychrophila genome contains:
- a CDS encoding FUSC family protein, encoding MILGARIFKTGIAIMFALFLAEILHMPHPLFAGIAAIFAIQPSIYRSYLTIIEQVQGNIIGAVVAVLFVLLFGNQLVFIGLAAVIIILIMIKLGLEKSISMALVVMIAIMEIKGDEFLSFALLRFLTLIIGILAAFVVNLLFMPPKYETKLFESIHQAQDEIIRWTRLAGRQASDHLATKKSLTKSKERLSQVDQLYTLFKEERSYFKKNTRNKARKLVVYRQMVATSRSSYDVLKRLHQYENELIDLPEHFRMMVQERLDALLTYHEQLHLKFVGKLKSDAVNTSPNEEYIQRHEVMEIFAKEIALTKEEEEFSAYHLLHILSSIFNYEEQLEHFDKLIVLFQKYHNNKVNSKLTEEIY
- a CDS encoding glutamate-1-semialdehyde 2,1-aminomutase, giving the protein MIRTNSEKIYNEACEHIVGGVNSPSRGYHAVGGGAPTVMERAEGAYFWDVDGNKYIDYLAAYGPIITGHAHPHITEAIVKAAQTGLLYGTPTRHEVKFAKMLKEAMPRMDKVRFVNSGTEAVMTTIRVSRAYTGRTKIMKFAGCYHGHSDLVLVAAGSGPATLGTPDSAGVPESIAKEVITIPFNDPNAYIEAMEKWGDQIACILVEPIVGNFGIVEPKEGFLPLVHDIAAEKGALIVYDEVITAFRFHYGGAQDLLGLTPDLTAFGKIIGGGLPIGGYGGKKEIMEQVAPLGPAYQAGTMAGNPASMLAGIALLEVLQTPGIYEEMDRLGAILEEGIVKSAKEHGITLTTNRLGGALTLFFTDVKVENYEQAEATDGNVFAKFFKLMLKNGINLAPSKYEAWFLTIAHTEEDIMDTLVAVDHSFKELATSING
- the bcp gene encoding thioredoxin-dependent thiol peroxidase, encoding MTTLEGMHAPEFTLPNENGEMISLKDFAGEKYVVLYFYPKDSTPGCTTQACDFRDAYEDFSKLNAVVLGVSPDGAASHEKFIGKHGLPFSLLVDEEHTVAEKYDVWKLKKMFGKEYMGIERSTFLIDPTGTVVKEWRKVKVKGHIEEALVTLEQLTQS
- a CDS encoding D-2-hydroxyacid dehydrogenase; translation: MEVLFTFDMKKHQEQGLVMKFPEVTFQFNKKPEDIEIQTASIIVTYGGDVDVALLDKAKALEWIMVASAGVEKMPLAEIAERNIVMSNVRGIHKTPMAESVLAHILSLQRSLPLIDERQRSKEWNRKVGSIELKGSTALILGPGAIGSEIGRLLQAFGVTTIGCNRSGRASESMDETIKFEALIDRVGIADFVISVLPSTPETKGLLTEGHFKAMKDNAVFMNFGRGDLFAEPILIDALKSNEIRHAVLDVFETEPLPADNELWLLANCTISPHVSSLSGKYVERALTIFEENLGKWQQGEWDLLNLIDMELGY
- the perR gene encoding peroxide-responsive transcriptional repressor PerR, with protein sequence MSEVRLKGALDALKNSGVRITPQRHAILEYLISSESHPTADDIYKALESDFPNMSVATVYNNLRVFRNAGLIKELTYGDASSRFDFVTHDHYHIICDECGTIVDFHHPGLEEVERLASHVTGFKVNYHRLEVYGTCPSCVSRVANTK
- a CDS encoding YgzB family protein, yielding MKPYKNKINRIRSFALALIFAGVVIMYIGIFFRKYEIVMLIFMFLGVLAILSSTIVYAWIGSLSTRAIQIVCPSCGKHTKMLGRVDMCGHCREPLTLDPSLEGKEFDESYNRTKNKTAAIKEDSKE
- a CDS encoding nucleotidyltransferase-like protein encodes the protein MEQVLRPIYQERASFPETLGVILVEKRGKEDPITDTFDVILLIITADDEIPVFTKHYTDGNEKAAMHIISEKQLRKWLVLGSKRKVVDWLYYGKVYFDRNEFVEKLRTELQEYPFCGRDIKMGLEFSKLVRGYMEGKKFFEEGNYMDAYHHVVKSLHHLARLAVIENGLFPEVTVWSQVKKIDPAIYKLYEELIMSEEPLEKRLELLFLASEFFIHNRTADGARHIRDVMATQELWTIQELHEHEEIRMYSIDLEVFIEFLIDKGFILVVQSDSKNELIFHRDYKVV